One Solea senegalensis isolate Sse05_10M linkage group LG13, IFAPA_SoseM_1, whole genome shotgun sequence DNA segment encodes these proteins:
- the pcdh1a gene encoding protocadherin-1 isoform X2, producing MELTLQVGILWVLVLHCGSAKGSILYRVQEEQPPNSLIGSLAADQGLPDSGHLYKLEVGAPYLRVDGKTGDIFTTEIPIDRETLRDCRTLAKGKPCYLEFEVSVTDLIQNQSPRLIEGRIEVQDINDNTPQFPSSVLTISVPENTIMGALFSIPLATDRDSDRNGVADYALTAGPDAATLFGLQVADDRGGKLPQLIVLGNLDRELKDSYDLTIKAVDGGNPQRYSSALLRVVVTDANDNAPKFEKSTYDAEVSENSPAGHSVLQVKANDSDMGPNGEIEYTLHQAVDPVPRLLQIDHSSGIIYVKGSLDREEISSLSFYVMAKDKGPQPKSSKTFVTIEVTDQNDNAPAVEIRGIGLVTHSKGVANISEDMPVGTAVALVQVSDKDEGENAVVTCVVAGDVPFQLRPASDSSSDNKRKYFLQTTTPLDYERVRDYRVEIVAVDSGNPALSSTNSLKVQVTDVNDNSPIFSPNLFEVDFAEENQPGEKVLDVTASDADSGTNAELLYNILADSSIKGLFEIDPNTGEVRARSPLDREHKERYEFRVTAADKGSPVHKGTATVVIKVLDRNDNDPKFMLSGYSFSVLENMPPLSPVGMVTVMDADKGENARVQLSVEPDGGKFVVQNGTGTILSSISFDREKDSSYTFRLKAVDGGEPPRSSYVGVTINVLDENDNDPVVTKPSNSSYRHLSPLASPDSHVEVVEAEDLDSGPNAELVFSIAGGNPYQLFRISPSSGEITLAKEMTRKHGGLHRLVVRVSDRGKPARHTIALVHIYVNETISNVSLVEALVGHSLYTPLDRDIAGDPDNGFAAQRSNILFGSLAGVAGVVMLILVVVFIRHRIQRETKSGYQAGKKETKDLYAPKQVPKNAKGKRGRKGKPQKSPKPLGEDEEVSLQKSLKFNLDGVNDSPRIHLPLTYSPGSPDIGRHYRSNSPLPSIQLQAQSPSASQKHQAVQDLPAANTFVGTGGDDNSTGSDQYSDYSYKTSQPKYNNKQSQSHSRLVVSADAS from the exons ATGGAACTAACTTTACAAGTAGGGATTCTTTGGGTCCTGGTGCTGCACTGTGGCTCTGCTAAAGGCAGCATCCTGTACCGGGTCCAAGAAGAGCAGCCTCCAAACTCTCTTATAGGTAGTTTGGCAGCGGACCAGGGACTACCCGACTCGGGTCATCTCTACAAGCTAGAGGTGGGTGCCCCTTACCTGCGTGTTGATGGGAAGACGGGCgacattttcaccacagagatTCCCATAGACCGAGAGACTCTGAGGGATTGTCGAACCCTGGCCAAGGGTAAACCCTGCTATCTGGAATTTGAAGTATCAGTAACAGATCTGATCCAAAATCAGAGCCCACGGCTCATTGAAGGACGTATTGAGGTACAAGACATCAATGACAATACGCCACAGTTCCCCTCTTCTGTGCTTACAATCTCTGTCCCAGAGAACACCATCATGGGGGCGCTGTTCTCCATACCTTTGGCTACGGACAGGGACTCAGACAGGAACGGGGTAGCTGACTATGCTCTGACTGCAGGGCCTGATGCAGCAACACTGTTTGGCTTACAAGTAGCAGATGACAGGGGAGGGAAGCTCCCCCAACTGATCGTCCTTGGCAACTTAGATCGTGAGCTGAAGGATTCCTATGATCTCACCATCAAGGCAGTGGATGGAGGAAACCCTCAGCGCTACAGCAGTGCTCTGCTCAGAGTGGTGGTCACTGATGCCAATGACAATGCTCCGAAGTTTGAAAAGTCCACATATGACGCTGAAGTTTCGGAGAACAGCCCAGCGGGTCACTCTGTTTTACAG GTCAAAGCGAATGACTCGGACATGGGCCCTAATGGAGAAATTGAGTACACCCTTCATCAAGCGGTTGATCCAGTGCCGAGGCTCTTACAAATCGATCATTCCTCCGGTATCATCTACGTGAAAGGATCGCTGGACAGGGAGGAAATCAGCAGCCTATCCTTCTATGTGATGGCAAAGGATAAGGGCCCTCAACCAAAAAGCTCCAAGACATTTGTAACCATCGAGGTGACAGACCAAAATGACAACGCTCCAGCTGTGGAGATTCGTGGAATCGGTCTTGTGACCCATAGCAAAGGAGTGGCAAACATTTCCGAGGATATGCCAGTGGGAACAGCTGTAGCTTTGGTGCAAGTGTCTGACAAGGATGAGGGAGAGAATGCCGTGGTCACATGTGTAGTTGCGGGAGACGTGCCCTTCCAGCTCCGCCCTGCCAGTGACTCATCCAGCGACAACAAGAGGAAGTATTTCCTACAGACTACAACTCCTCTTGACTATGAAAGGGTGAGGGATTACCGGGTTGAAATCGTGGCTGTGGATTCTGGAAACCCAGCATTGTCTAGTACCAATTCCTTGAAGGTGCAGGTGACTGACGTGAATGATAACTCTCCAATATTCTCCCCAAACTTGTTTGAGGTTGATTTTGCTGAAGAAAACCAACCAGGGGAGAAGGTTTTGGATGTTACAGCTTCAGATGCAGACAGTGGTACTAATGCTGAACTTCTTTATAATATACTGGCAGACTCATCCATCAAAGGTCTCTTTGAAATTGACCCAAATACAGGGGAAGTGAGAGCCCGGAGCCCACTGGATCGTGAGCATAAAGAACGTTATGAATTccgtgtcacagcagcagataaAGGATCACCTGTGCATAAAGGAACTGCAACTGTTGTAATAAAGGTGCTTGACCGCAATGACAATGACCCCAAGTTTATGCTTAGCGGCTACAGCTTTTCTGTTTTGGAAAACATGCCTCCACTCAGTCCAGTCGGTATGGTGACAGTTATGGATGCAGACAAAGGCGAGAACGCTCGCGTTCAGCTCTCTGTTGAGCCGGACGGAGGAAAGTTCGTCGTTCAAAATGGAACAGGCACCATTCTCTCAAGCATCTCGTTCGACAGGGAGAAAGACAGCAGCTACACTTTCCGTCTCAAAGCAGTGGATGGAGGAGAACCTCCTAGGTCCTCATACGTGGGTGTCACTATCAACGTATTggatgaaaatgacaatgacCCTGTGGTTACCAAACCCTCCAATTCCTCCTATAGACACTTGTCGCCGCTAGCTTCTCCAGATAGCCATGTGGAAGTAGTGGAAGCTGAAGATTTGGACAGTGGACCTAACGCAGAGTTGGTCTTCAGTATTGCTGGTGGAAACCCTTACCAGTTATTTCGAATCTCCCCTTCCAGTGGTGAGATCACTCTCGCAAAGGAGATGACCCGGAAACATGGTGGACTACATCGCCTAGTGGTGCGAGTGAGTGACAGGGGTAAACCTGCACGTCACACCATTGCCCTGGTTCACATTTATGTCAACGAAACCATTTCAAATGTCAGTTTAGTCGAAGCTCTAGTAGGACACAGTCTTTACACTCCACTGGACAGGGACATTGCGGGTGATCCTGACAATGGTTTTGCTGCACAGCGTAGTAACATTCTGTTTGGAAGCCTTGCCGGAGTTGCAGGTGTTGTCATGTTGATCTTGGTTGTGGTATTTATTAGACACCGCATCCAGAGAGAAACTAAAAGTGGTTACCAGGCTggtaaaaaggaaacaaaggacTTGTATGCACCCAAACAAGTACCAAAGAATGCAAAGGGCAAGCGCGGACGCAAAGGAAAACCCCAGAAGTCACCAAAACCACTTGGGGAGGACGAGGAGGTCAGCCTGCAAAAGAGTCTCAAGTTTAACCTCGATGGGGTCAATGACAGCCCCAGGATACATCTGCCCTTAACATACTCACCAGGGAGCCCTGATATAGGCAGGCACTACCGCTCCAACTCCCCACTTCCCTCCATCCAGCTGCAGGCCCAGTCACCCTCTGCCTCACAGAAGCATCAGGCCGTTCAGGACCTGCCCGCTGCCAACACCTTCGTGGGAACGGGAGGAGACGACAACTCGACTGGCTCAGACCAATACTCTGACTACAGCTACAAGACCAGCCAGCCCaagtacaacaacaaacag AGCCAGTCTCACAGTCGGCTAGTCGTTTCAGCAGATGCCAGCTGA